A portion of the Limosilactobacillus reuteri genome contains these proteins:
- a CDS encoding IS30 family transposase, which translates to MTYTHLTTNELTIIAHSFAQKLKAYRVAQMINRCAETVYRVYRYLETGASIADYQDHYMRNKQRCGRKRTQLSLAELTYINDKIAQGWTPDTIIGRAERPISCNRRTLYRMFERSQFGFDVRSLPMRGKRHPNGYVERRGKAGQLGQSIHERAKDFPHYATEFGHLEADTVQGKKHQGAVMTLTERQLKVEIVLNVHEKTADAINQHLSQWLRKFPRHFFKSIIFDNGKEFAGWREIANQFDLHTYFAEVGAPNQRGLNENNNGLLRRDGLTKQLDFRNLPDELVTQLMSKRNNLPRKSLGYRTPYEVFMSYGTDEQLFSF; encoded by the coding sequence ATGACTTACACCCATCTTACCACAAACGAGCTGACAATCATCGCCCATTCTTTCGCGCAAAAGCTTAAAGCGTACCGAGTGGCCCAAATGATTAACCGTTGTGCCGAAACCGTTTATCGCGTTTATCGTTACCTGGAAACCGGTGCCTCAATTGCCGATTATCAAGATCACTATATGCGCAATAAGCAACGTTGTGGCCGAAAACGTACTCAGTTGTCACTGGCTGAACTCACTTATATCAACGACAAAATTGCCCAGGGGTGGACGCCTGATACCATTATTGGGCGCGCTGAGCGCCCAATTAGTTGTAACCGGCGAACTCTTTACCGGATGTTTGAACGTAGCCAGTTCGGCTTCGATGTCCGTTCCTTGCCGATGCGAGGTAAGCGGCACCCGAATGGCTATGTCGAGCGCCGCGGGAAGGCTGGCCAATTGGGGCAAAGTATTCACGAGCGTGCCAAGGACTTTCCGCACTATGCCACTGAATTTGGGCACCTTGAAGCTGATACCGTCCAAGGCAAAAAGCACCAAGGGGCGGTAATGACCCTGACCGAACGCCAATTGAAGGTCGAAATTGTACTCAATGTGCACGAAAAGACGGCTGATGCGATTAACCAACACTTAAGTCAGTGGCTTCGGAAATTCCCGCGGCACTTCTTCAAATCGATTATCTTTGACAACGGAAAAGAATTCGCCGGCTGGCGCGAGATTGCCAATCAATTTGACCTTCACACTTACTTTGCCGAGGTTGGTGCTCCCAATCAACGAGGGCTGAACGAAAACAACAACGGTCTTTTACGCCGGGATGGCTTAACGAAACAGCTAGATTTCCGCAATCTTCCCGATGAATTGGTAACCCAACTGATGAGTAAGCGAAATAACCTGCCCCGTAAATCACTAGGCTATCGAACTCCATATGAAGTATTCATGTCTTACGGCACTGATGAGCAACTATTTTCTTTCTAA
- a CDS encoding MetQ/NlpA family ABC transporter substrate-binding protein, translating to MMRKKKHTGWWIVGIVVVILVAAGLSVGANGGFTRNDEITVGTIGPDVQVWQHIANSKQAKSEGLKIKVKSFTDPVALNRATASGEIDVNAFQSWSYLQAYNKENKKAQLAAIGTTYLEPMGLYSDKYKSVKDIPDGATVAIANNPANTARGLLLLQSAGLIKLKPGFGATSGTNEIAANPKNLQFKEIDDTTGPRVLKSTDLVLIGNTIALTGHLNVLKDSIYHEKVDQSTKDNINVLATAKKNRDNKEYKKLVKLYHNKQIQQWIAKKYQGTKVNVDKPLNYLEN from the coding sequence ATGATGAGAAAGAAAAAGCATACCGGCTGGTGGATTGTTGGTATTGTAGTAGTGATTTTAGTTGCAGCTGGACTTAGTGTGGGCGCTAATGGTGGGTTTACCCGCAACGATGAGATTACTGTTGGAACGATTGGCCCAGATGTCCAGGTTTGGCAACACATTGCAAATAGTAAACAGGCCAAAAGTGAAGGTTTGAAGATTAAGGTCAAGAGCTTTACTGATCCCGTAGCTTTAAACCGGGCGACTGCTAGTGGTGAAATTGACGTAAATGCTTTCCAATCATGGTCATATCTGCAAGCTTATAATAAGGAAAATAAGAAAGCACAATTAGCGGCGATTGGAACTACCTATTTAGAACCAATGGGCTTATATTCAGATAAGTATAAGAGTGTTAAAGACATTCCAGATGGTGCCACAGTTGCGATCGCTAATAACCCAGCAAACACGGCGCGTGGTCTCTTGCTCTTACAAAGTGCAGGCTTGATAAAATTGAAGCCGGGCTTTGGGGCAACAAGTGGAACCAATGAGATTGCGGCTAATCCAAAGAACCTTCAATTTAAAGAAATTGATGATACCACCGGACCACGAGTATTAAAGTCAACTGATTTAGTATTAATCGGTAATACGATTGCTTTAACTGGTCATTTAAATGTGTTGAAAGATTCTATTTATCACGAAAAAGTTGATCAAAGCACGAAGGATAACATTAATGTTTTAGCAACTGCTAAGAAGAACCGTGATAATAAAGAATATAAGAAGTTAGTCAAGCTTTACCATAATAAGCAAATTCAACAATGGATTGCTAAAAAGTATCAAGGAACAAAGGTGAATGTTGATAAGCCATTAAATTATCTAGAAAATTAA
- a CDS encoding S-ribosylhomocysteine lyase — translation MAKVESFTLDHTKVKAPYVRLITVEEGAKGDKISNYDLRLVQPNENAIPTAGLHTIEHLLAGLLRDRLDGVIDCSPFGCRTGFHLITWGEHSTTEVAKALKSSLEEIAYKTKWEDVQGTTIESCGNYRDHSLFSAKEWSKKILDEGISDKPFERHVVD, via the coding sequence ATGGCTAAAGTTGAAAGTTTTACATTAGATCACACAAAGGTTAAGGCACCTTACGTTCGTTTAATTACCGTTGAAGAAGGGGCAAAGGGAGATAAGATTAGCAACTATGATTTACGATTAGTCCAACCAAATGAAAATGCAATTCCAACTGCTGGTTTACATACGATTGAACACTTACTTGCTGGCTTGCTTCGTGACCGTTTGGATGGCGTGATTGATTGTTCCCCATTTGGCTGCCGGACTGGTTTCCACTTAATTACGTGGGGTGAACACTCAACTACTGAAGTTGCCAAGGCCTTGAAGTCCTCACTTGAAGAAATTGCCTACAAGACTAAGTGGGAAGATGTTCAGGGAACAACGATTGAATCTTGCGGTAACTACCGTGATCATTCATTATTCTCTGCTAAGGAATGGTCAAAGAAGATTCTTGATGAAGGGATTTCAGATAAGCCATTTGAACGCCACGTGGTTGACTAA
- a CDS encoding matrixin family metalloprotease: protein MRRFLVALLVAGMVGISDYHVHADADAPSQPFQSSFFSQDSSDSNDFQFSNGGQRPNAERLRIPENTPTPLEGFRWKKKNITIYMETADPKLKWAFRDAVKKWNKTKAVHIRWTKNEDKANIIAADGDLARNNMGNNGVGYTTSELGSTRTEYDPTTNTLHKATSTLDPNQLDYTNKEFRSEVAQHELGHALGLAHAPEYEHSVMIPRNIKNGITKNDAKTLRTLYRE from the coding sequence ATGCGTCGATTTTTAGTAGCACTCTTAGTCGCGGGGATGGTTGGAATTAGCGATTATCATGTCCATGCTGATGCAGATGCGCCTTCCCAACCTTTCCAATCATCATTTTTTAGTCAGGATTCTTCTGATAGTAATGATTTTCAGTTTTCTAATGGCGGCCAACGACCAAATGCAGAACGGCTAAGAATCCCAGAAAATACACCGACACCGCTTGAAGGATTTAGGTGGAAGAAAAAGAATATTACTATTTACATGGAAACTGCTGATCCAAAATTAAAGTGGGCTTTTCGTGATGCGGTCAAAAAATGGAATAAGACGAAAGCAGTTCATATCCGCTGGACTAAGAACGAAGATAAGGCCAATATTATTGCGGCTGATGGTGATCTAGCACGAAATAATATGGGAAACAATGGTGTTGGCTATACAACATCTGAACTCGGCTCAACCCGGACGGAATATGATCCGACTACGAATACCTTGCATAAGGCAACCTCAACTTTGGACCCTAATCAGTTAGACTATACTAATAAAGAGTTTCGAAGTGAGGTTGCACAACATGAACTGGGACATGCCCTTGGGTTAGCCCACGCTCCAGAGTATGAGCATAGTGTGATGATCCCACGAAACATCAAAAACGGAATAACTAAAAATGATGCTAAAACGTTAAGAACGTTATATCGGGAATAA
- a CDS encoding sugar permease produces the protein MRRYVFLALAIVLNSIGHSMTIVTNLGSMPWPASIVNIMHMMGWNMTETIFTEGLFVIGLNILLVGEFVPKEFGWKLTFLVPYSIFMQLFANLWRFWGIDTMNIFLRFGFNLLGLVIAFAGYALYQQCDCCFQPHDKLTVYLKRRASLKFTKYFNIILPIIIILLCSLKNHAIFAFNIGTVIGFFSQNWIVSFWQERLEPCCHF, from the coding sequence ATGCGTCGGTATGTATTTTTAGCACTGGCGATTGTCTTAAACTCAATTGGTCATTCAATGACGATTGTAACAAACTTAGGGAGTATGCCCTGGCCAGCTTCTATCGTCAATATTATGCATATGATGGGCTGGAATATGACAGAGACAATTTTTACAGAGGGGCTATTTGTCATTGGCCTTAATATTCTTTTGGTTGGCGAATTTGTTCCTAAAGAATTTGGCTGGAAGTTAACATTTTTAGTTCCGTACAGTATTTTCATGCAACTATTTGCGAACTTATGGCGATTTTGGGGAATTGATACGATGAACATTTTTCTGCGCTTTGGTTTTAACCTGCTTGGCTTAGTGATTGCCTTTGCCGGGTATGCCCTTTATCAACAGTGTGATTGTTGTTTTCAACCGCATGATAAGTTGACAGTCTATTTAAAGCGCCGCGCCAGTCTTAAATTCACGAAGTACTTTAATATTATTTTGCCCATTATCATTATCTTGTTATGTTCTCTTAAAAATCATGCAATCTTTGCTTTTAATATTGGAACGGTGATCGGCTTTTTCTCCCAGAACTGGATTGTCAGTTTCTGGCAAGAACGCCTCGAACCGTGTTGTCATTTCTAA
- a CDS encoding IS30 family transposase translates to MTYTHLTTNELTIIAHSFVQKLKAYRVAQMIKRCAETVYRVYRYLETGASIADYQDHYMRNKQRCGRKRTQLSLAELTYINDKIAQGWTPDTIIGRAERPISCNRRTLYRMFERGQFGFDVRSLPMRGKRHPNGYVERRGKAGQLGRSIHERAKDFPHYATEFGHLEADTVQGKKHQGVVMTLTERQLKVEIVLNVHEKTADAINQHLSQWLRKFPRHFFKSIIFDNGKEFAGWREIANQFDLHTYFAEVGAPNQRGLNENNNGLLRRDGLTKQLDFRNLPDELVTQLMSKRNNLPRKSLGYRTPYEVFISYVTDEQLFSF, encoded by the coding sequence ATGACTTACACCCATCTTACCACAAACGAGCTGACAATCATCGCCCATTCTTTCGTGCAAAAGCTTAAAGCGTACCGAGTGGCCCAAATGATCAAACGTTGCGCCGAAACCGTTTATCGCGTTTATCGTTACCTGGAAACCGGTGCCTCAATTGCTGATTATCAAGATCACTATATGCGCAATAAGCAACGTTGTGGCCGAAAACGTACTCAGTTGTCACTGGCTGAACTCACTTATATCAACGACAAAATTGCCCAGGGGTGGACGCCTGATACCATTATTGGGCGCGCTGAGCGCCCAATTAGTTGTAACCGGCGAACTCTTTACCGGATGTTTGAACGTGGCCAGTTCGGCTTCGATGTCCGTTCCTTGCCGATGCGAGGTAAGCGGCACCCGAATGGCTATGTCGAGCGCCGCGGGAAGGCTGGCCAATTGGGGCGAAGTATTCACGAGCGTGCCAAGGACTTTCCGCACTATGCCACTGAATTTGGGCACCTTGAAGCTGATACCGTCCAAGGCAAAAAGCACCAAGGGGTGGTAATGACCCTGACCGAACGCCAATTGAAGGTCGAAATTGTACTCAATGTGCACGAAAAGACGGCTGATGCGATTAACCAACACTTAAGTCAGTGGCTTCGGAAATTCCCGCGGCACTTCTTCAAATCGATTATCTTTGACAACGGAAAAGAATTCGCCGGCTGGCGCGAGATTGCCAATCAATTTGACCTTCACACTTACTTTGCCGAGGTTGGTGCTCCCAATCAACGAGGGCTGAACGAAAACAACAACGGTCTTTTACGCCGGGATGGCTTAACGAAACAGCTAGATTTCCGCAATCTTCCTGATGAATTGGTAACCCAACTGATGAGTAAGCGAAATAACCTGCCCCGTAAATCACTAGGCTATCGAACTCCATATGAAGTATTCATATCTTACGTCACTGATGAGCAACTATTTTCTTTCTAA
- the cytX gene encoding putative hydroxymethylpyrimidine transporter CytX, which yields MQRQTTITENSMIWCGAGISIAEILTGTYLAPLGFTKGIAVIIIGHLIGCFLLFLAGIIGGQQRLSSMNAAKISFGQNGSKFFVLLNVLQLIGWTGIMIYDGALAANGVWHLNQALWVILIGALIIGWLLVGVRHLYYLNLVTISTLLILSGLLCAAIFTHHSVSSSTDTLSWAQGMELVIAMPLSWLPLISDYTSVAQRPVPTSGISAVVYGLTSCWMAFIGLGAAILTHDINIATIILRAGLGIAGLFIIIFSTITTTFMDAYSAGVSSKTIFNKWSGTMAAIGATILGTISALIFPMDNFSNFLYLIGSVFAPMIAIQITDYFILKVDYRQQNCQWTNLILWLIGFIIYRILLNYSFPLGSTVTTIIVIIAMTWGTQQVRNLVKVK from the coding sequence ATGCAACGACAGACAACAATTACCGAAAACAGCATGATTTGGTGTGGCGCTGGAATTTCAATTGCCGAAATCCTAACCGGGACTTACTTGGCACCCCTTGGTTTTACAAAAGGGATCGCCGTAATTATCATCGGTCACCTTATCGGCTGTTTTTTGCTATTTTTAGCTGGAATTATCGGCGGTCAGCAACGTCTCAGTTCAATGAATGCTGCAAAAATTAGTTTTGGGCAAAATGGCAGTAAGTTTTTTGTCTTATTGAACGTTCTCCAACTGATCGGCTGGACCGGAATCATGATTTATGACGGTGCATTAGCAGCCAATGGGGTCTGGCACCTTAATCAAGCATTATGGGTCATTTTAATCGGCGCCCTGATCATTGGTTGGCTGCTCGTTGGGGTTCGGCACCTTTATTATCTTAATCTTGTAACCATCTCGACGTTATTAATTTTAAGCGGCCTCCTATGCGCAGCAATTTTTACCCACCATTCTGTTAGTTCATCAACTGATACATTGTCATGGGCCCAGGGGATGGAGCTAGTTATCGCCATGCCATTATCGTGGTTGCCACTTATTAGTGATTACACCAGTGTTGCTCAACGACCCGTGCCAACTAGCGGGATTAGTGCAGTTGTCTATGGCCTGACTAGTTGTTGGATGGCCTTCATCGGTTTAGGAGCTGCTATCCTTACCCATGACATTAACATCGCCACGATTATTTTACGGGCCGGCTTGGGAATTGCCGGTTTATTTATCATTATTTTTTCCACAATCACAACGACATTTATGGACGCTTATTCTGCTGGTGTTTCTTCAAAAACGATTTTCAATAAATGGTCGGGAACAATGGCCGCAATTGGTGCAACTATTCTAGGAACAATTAGTGCATTAATTTTCCCCATGGATAACTTCAGTAATTTTCTTTATCTTATTGGCTCAGTTTTTGCCCCAATGATTGCGATTCAAATTACAGATTACTTCATTTTGAAAGTAGATTATCGTCAACAAAATTGCCAATGGACTAACCTAATTCTCTGGTTGATTGGTTTTATCATTTACCGAATTCTGCTAAATTATTCATTTCCGCTCGGCAGTACCGTTACTACCATCATTGTCATCATCGCAATGACCTGGGGTACACAGCAAGTTCGCAATTTGGTCAAAGTGAAATAA
- a CDS encoding low temperature requirement protein A, with product MKKIVAKQVSMLELFYDLIFVYAISRITMMIHHPIDGSLPPRIYVEFIIVVIFVLQIWLYQTVYINHFGTSRAVDTVGLLISMFAAIYLANNINTEWRLTFHAFNLSAALTTINLIFQYLFGSSTHFKRDHDLQGFIIALDLEFILLVTGLIIGYQYGVYLCVAGGLIGFLMPLVMYRMFRPEQVNFPHLVERLSLIIIITFGETLVNITHYFKGAIYSPLAIAIFLGVAALFGVYTLLVERFLNHHQHTRGFIAMYTHVVMIISLLSITAGIIYMADEEVSRLFLSCFVASNLIVFYLCLWLYSFYNRRHLRFNGRDLRAMAIVLLLGSLGIILCRENNLSLMSAFALTNVVEFGLLEWKLQRKKAL from the coding sequence ATGAAAAAAATAGTTGCTAAACAAGTATCAATGCTTGAACTCTTCTATGATTTAATTTTTGTTTATGCGATCTCTCGAATAACAATGATGATTCATCATCCAATCGATGGTAGCTTGCCGCCAAGAATATATGTTGAATTTATCATTGTCGTTATCTTCGTTTTACAAATTTGGCTTTATCAGACAGTCTATATTAATCACTTTGGAACAAGTCGGGCCGTCGATACAGTTGGCTTATTGATTAGTATGTTTGCCGCCATCTATTTAGCTAATAATATTAATACTGAATGGCGGTTAACATTTCATGCGTTCAATCTTTCGGCAGCACTAACAACTATTAACTTAATCTTTCAATATTTATTTGGCTCTAGCACTCATTTTAAACGAGATCATGATCTCCAAGGATTTATTATTGCGCTTGACTTAGAATTTATTCTTCTTGTAACCGGGCTGATTATTGGTTATCAGTATGGTGTCTATCTCTGCGTTGCCGGTGGTTTAATCGGCTTTTTAATGCCCTTAGTGATGTACCGCATGTTTAGGCCGGAACAAGTCAACTTTCCCCACCTCGTAGAACGCCTAAGTTTAATAATTATCATTACGTTCGGAGAAACACTTGTTAACATTACCCATTACTTTAAGGGCGCTATCTATTCACCATTAGCAATCGCAATCTTTCTAGGAGTAGCTGCCCTATTCGGCGTCTATACATTGCTAGTAGAACGCTTCTTAAATCATCATCAGCATACTCGCGGCTTTATTGCGATGTACACTCATGTAGTAATGATTATCAGCCTACTCTCGATTACGGCTGGGATTATCTATATGGCTGATGAAGAAGTATCACGTTTGTTTCTTAGTTGCTTTGTCGCATCTAACCTCATCGTCTTCTACCTTTGTCTCTGGCTTTATAGTTTTTATAATCGCCGCCATTTACGCTTTAATGGTCGAGATCTTAGGGCAATGGCGATCGTCCTTTTACTAGGATCACTTGGCATTATTTTATGTCGCGAAAATAACCTAAGTTTGATGAGCGCATTTGCGTTAACCAACGTGGTCGAATTCGGCTTGTTGGAATGGAAGCTGCAAAGAAAAAAAGCCCTCTAA
- a CDS encoding GNAT family N-acetyltransferase has protein sequence MAIYLRRATLDDLQSVMTIIEQARAQLKEKGNPQWQDGHPFQKTMENDIKAGYNWVLIDNQKIVGTATLQLTPEQTYEGIKDGSWLKPNEPYAIIHRLAVLPSHNGQGFGKYIFSNLLTVGYLQGVRNFRYDTHYKNIPVQKIGQDIGFIKRGTIYIDDKIDNKHMGFELNLK, from the coding sequence ATGGCAATTTACTTACGACGAGCAACTTTGGATGATCTTCAAAGTGTGATGACAATTATTGAACAGGCACGAGCACAATTAAAAGAAAAGGGTAATCCACAATGGCAAGATGGTCATCCTTTCCAGAAAACGATGGAAAATGATATTAAAGCTGGCTATAACTGGGTGCTAATTGATAATCAAAAAATTGTTGGGACGGCTACCTTACAACTAACCCCGGAACAAACGTATGAAGGGATTAAAGATGGATCGTGGTTAAAACCAAATGAGCCATATGCAATCATTCATCGATTAGCAGTCCTTCCTTCCCACAATGGTCAAGGTTTTGGGAAATATATCTTCTCCAATCTACTTACGGTTGGGTATTTGCAAGGAGTAAGGAATTTCCGTTATGATACTCATTACAAAAATATTCCTGTTCAAAAAATAGGCCAAGATATTGGTTTTATAAAACGCGGTACGATTTATATTGATGACAAAATTGACAATAAACATATGGGATTTGAACTGAATTTAAAATAA
- a CDS encoding LysM domain-containing protein: MKLSKKQLAATFMTAVLAGSVMIGSVATAEADNASGPPEEQADITNWIANTPEQISNNMAMQHINTNNLNGTRYIIQWGDTLSGISAATGISVAKLCYDNNIQNANLIFAGDVLILNREGSVPAGYDPNVNPNVVAQTKITINNGPTTVNIAVQPQSVVKNYDNSDNSDHSTTIYKAGAVNSFNNNDNDNEQSASQSSSTKSAKHQKHTSSVSASDIVSGLNDANNNDKLSFDEGDGGSDADELNVDSAAILKDAKKNDYDAILSEIESALGSKAKKDTTVYIEKDGNEIHVYASVNDDADSSNSSSTKDDEDSDSSSSSESESSDDSSQSSSDDEDSNSQATTSDHDTDTSDDE; the protein is encoded by the coding sequence ATGAAGTTAAGTAAGAAGCAACTAGCAGCTACTTTTATGACTGCTGTTTTAGCAGGATCAGTAATGATTGGCTCTGTGGCAACTGCTGAGGCTGATAACGCCAGTGGACCACCAGAAGAGCAAGCGGATATTACTAATTGGATTGCCAATACCCCCGAACAAATTTCTAATAATATGGCGATGCAACACATTAATACCAATAACCTTAATGGCACTCGTTACATTATTCAATGGGGTGACACTTTATCGGGGATCTCAGCCGCAACTGGAATTTCTGTGGCTAAACTTTGCTACGATAACAACATTCAAAATGCTAATTTAATCTTTGCTGGGGATGTTCTTATCTTAAACCGTGAAGGAAGCGTTCCTGCTGGTTATGATCCCAATGTAAATCCGAATGTTGTTGCCCAGACAAAGATTACAATCAATAATGGCCCAACAACAGTGAATATTGCCGTTCAACCACAATCTGTTGTTAAGAATTACGATAATTCCGACAATTCTGATCATTCGACAACAATTTACAAGGCAGGCGCGGTAAATTCATTTAACAACAACGACAATGATAATGAACAAAGTGCTAGTCAATCCAGCTCAACTAAGTCTGCTAAGCATCAGAAGCATACTTCATCAGTCAGTGCTTCTGACATTGTGAGCGGCTTGAATGATGCCAATAATAATGACAAACTGTCCTTTGACGAAGGGGATGGGGGTAGTGACGCTGATGAACTTAATGTTGATTCAGCAGCTATCTTAAAGGATGCTAAGAAGAATGACTATGATGCGATCCTTAGTGAAATCGAAAGTGCCCTAGGTTCAAAAGCCAAGAAGGATACGACAGTTTACATTGAAAAAGATGGCAACGAGATCCATGTCTACGCTAGTGTTAATGATGACGCTGATAGCAGCAATAGTAGCAGCACTAAGGATGATGAAGATAGCGATAGCAGCAGTAGTAGCGAAAGTGAAAGCAGCGATGACAGCAGTCAAAGCAGCAGTGATGATGAAGATAGCAACAGTCAAGCTACTACAAGTGACCACGACACCGACACTTCTGACGATGAGTAA
- a CDS encoding MFS transporter, translated as MSKFRLQSVVFVLTAFLLGCNEFMVVGVISDIAKSYHASLSTVGFLVTSFAIIYAICTPLITTLTGKFDRFKVLMVLMLIFLIGNTLTAVAPNLFWLFVSRIVTAAVAGTIISLILVFVSMIAPIEKRAMLVASTFAGFSIATIVGVPVGTAISNAFSWRDSFALISVLTVIICGFLYWLTPRDSRQENASLSNQVQLFKDRRIILGVIVMVTLMSAEYTFYTYVRPIITNVLGFSTTNLTWLLGLIGITFILGNICAGVIANRFGITKLTVISSTVLICLLLMNAMFHVAWLGILLLCVICFVLGMPGSILQVMFLNIADREYPEAMNLASSLNPICTNVGVSIGSLTASISINFVQINQIGYVGAIYALIAVFGSLYLIKTSAN; from the coding sequence ATGTCTAAATTTCGCTTGCAGTCCGTTGTTTTTGTCTTAACCGCATTTTTATTAGGATGTAATGAATTTATGGTTGTGGGGGTTATTTCTGATATTGCCAAAAGTTACCATGCTTCATTATCAACGGTTGGCTTTTTAGTTACTAGTTTTGCAATTATTTATGCTATCTGCACGCCTTTAATTACCACTTTGACAGGTAAGTTTGATCGTTTTAAGGTTTTGATGGTGCTAATGCTAATCTTTTTAATCGGTAACACTTTAACCGCAGTTGCGCCTAACCTATTTTGGCTATTTGTTTCGCGGATTGTAACAGCTGCGGTCGCGGGGACAATTATTTCATTGATTCTTGTATTTGTAAGTATGATTGCGCCAATTGAAAAACGGGCAATGCTGGTCGCTTCAACTTTCGCTGGTTTTAGTATTGCTACGATTGTAGGGGTCCCCGTTGGAACGGCAATTAGTAATGCTTTTTCTTGGCGGGATAGTTTTGCCCTCATTTCGGTTTTAACCGTAATTATTTGTGGCTTTTTATATTGGCTGACACCACGGGACAGTCGTCAAGAAAATGCTTCGTTAAGTAACCAAGTTCAACTTTTTAAGGATCGGCGAATAATTCTTGGGGTTATCGTAATGGTAACATTAATGTCCGCTGAATATACCTTCTATACTTATGTTCGCCCAATTATTACCAATGTTCTTGGGTTTAGTACGACTAACTTAACATGGCTATTAGGACTTATTGGAATTACGTTTATTCTTGGTAATATATGTGCCGGCGTAATCGCAAATCGTTTTGGGATCACTAAACTTACTGTTATTAGTAGCACCGTCCTTATTTGTTTATTGTTGATGAATGCAATGTTCCATGTTGCATGGTTAGGGATCCTGTTATTGTGTGTTATTTGTTTTGTCCTAGGAATGCCCGGTTCAATTCTGCAAGTAATGTTTCTGAATATTGCTGATCGAGAGTATCCAGAAGCAATGAATTTGGCTTCTTCATTAAACCCGATTTGTACTAACGTGGGGGTATCGATTGGCTCCTTGACCGCCTCAATCAGTATTAATTTTGTTCAAATTAACCAGATTGGATACGTTGGAGCAATCTATGCCTTGATTGCGGTTTTTGGTTCGCTTTATCTGATTAAAACAAGCGCCAACTAG
- the tnpA gene encoding IS200/IS605 family transposase — protein sequence MELDRNQHSVYLLNYHLVMVVKYRRKVINDEISEYLKHRFVVVGQAYGINLQEWNHDQDHVHVLFRATPHTEMAKFLNAYKSSSSRMVKKQFPEIKQYLWKSAFWTQSYCLISTGGAPLEVVKRYIESQGRK from the coding sequence ATAGAATTAGATAGAAATCAGCATTCAGTATACTTACTTAATTACCATTTGGTAATGGTGGTTAAGTATCGTCGAAAAGTAATTAACGATGAAATATCTGAATATCTTAAACATCGTTTTGTAGTTGTGGGACAAGCATACGGCATTAATTTGCAAGAATGGAATCATGATCAGGACCACGTACATGTTTTGTTTAGAGCAACGCCTCATACGGAAATGGCTAAATTTTTAAATGCTTACAAATCGTCTAGCTCCAGAATGGTTAAAAAACAATTTCCAGAAATCAAGCAATATCTTTGGAAATCAGCCTTTTGGACACAAAGCTATTGCTTAATTAGCACTGGTGGAGCGCCTTTAGAAGTTGTAAAACGATATATTGAAAGTCAAGGGAGAAAATAA
- a CDS encoding TIGR01440 family protein: MDKIKEQTATGLTELLDQAQLEKDDLVVLGLSTSEVHDGIIGKDSNIEIAWAIVSTVVNILRKHQLHLAVQGCEHLNRALVVERNVAKERGFEQVTVFPSLHAGGAGQIAAFENFNDPIEVEHITAEAGMDIGDTSIGMHVKFVQVPVRTSIKQIGLAHTTYLRNRPKLIGGARAKYEWDPFDNK, translated from the coding sequence ATGGATAAAATTAAAGAACAAACAGCAACAGGTTTAACCGAATTATTGGATCAAGCTCAGTTAGAAAAAGATGACCTCGTAGTGTTAGGTCTTTCAACTAGTGAAGTCCATGACGGAATAATCGGAAAGGACTCTAACATTGAGATTGCCTGGGCGATTGTTTCGACAGTTGTTAATATCTTACGAAAACACCAACTCCATTTAGCAGTCCAAGGTTGCGAGCACCTTAATCGGGCACTTGTTGTCGAACGAAATGTAGCTAAGGAGCGCGGCTTTGAACAAGTTACTGTCTTCCCTTCGCTCCATGCAGGTGGTGCAGGACAAATTGCTGCTTTTGAAAACTTTAACGATCCGATTGAAGTTGAACACATTACTGCTGAAGCCGGCATGGACATCGGTGATACCTCGATTGGCATGCATGTTAAGTTTGTCCAAGTTCCAGTTCGCACTTCGATAAAACAAATTGGACTGGCTCATACGACTTATCTCCGCAACCGACCAAAATTGATTGGTGGTGCGCGCGCAAAATACGAATGGGATCCGTTTGACAATAAATAA